From a single Tachypleus tridentatus isolate NWPU-2018 chromosome 6, ASM421037v1, whole genome shotgun sequence genomic region:
- the LOC143253003 gene encoding rho GTPase-activating protein 18-like isoform X3 gives MERTNNGEFEDYWNEFRQSESTTQNDDSKDISSTFEEGETEVDWLRDAGFGFEFLVQEELAGQDEDSILEKELATLTHHQAETVKKRFLTWKNTFRRKRNHDRLPHVRDVFGQLKHGKEVIHVENFSSSLFSNERSEDRLPEVEHSLAYYRAPNNNDLFAEIQNKHSKSQRKEKEFRRSSHKEYKLRSCNDSNSDIEILRYQICGTMKHHSNQQLRTNYSENDKSPAITLCSQVDATTPQTVDFRVKEKVFTEHQNSEELPEVEQIHEKYGLTYPADLGKGDLIKIQRLALIELTTLFDSLGLTYTRKKPIKIKTKENMVFGVPLTTLLEYDCKMYTHCRVPLVFQKILFSLENQGLTEVGLLRVGSSRQKVEVLKKEIEAYFYTSPDIVDNILYSCSPHEVASLLKHFIREPSRTSSHQQIHERLSTNTACPRNC, from the exons AAGGTGAAACTGAAGTTGACTGGTTACGAGATGCgggttttggttttgaattctTAGTTCAAGAAG AACTGGCTGGTCAAGATGAAGACAGTATACTAGAAAAAGAGCTAGCCACACTTACCCATCACCAGGCAGAAACAGTAAAGAAACGGTTTCTCACCTGGAAGAATACGTTTCGTCGTAAACGGAATCATGATCGTTTACCACATGTTCGGGACGTGTTCGGTCAATTAAAG CATGGAAAAGAGGTAATTCATGTGGAGAATTTCTCTAGTTCCTTGTTTTCCAATGAAAGATCTGAAGACCGTTTACCAGAGGTTGAACATAGTCTTGCATATTATCGAGCCCCAAATAATAATGATCTATTCGCagaaattcagaataaacattCCAAATCACAGCGTAAGGAAAAGGAATTTCGGAGGTCAAGTCACAAAGAATATAAGCTAAGAAGCTGTAATGATTCCAATTCAG ATATTGAGATTCTTCGTTACCAAATCTGTGGTACAATGAAACACCACTCAAACCAACAGCTACGTACTAATTACTCAGAGAATGATAAATCGCCAGCGATCACTTTGTGTTCACAAGTAGATGCTACGACTCCACAAACTGTGGATTTTCGTGTGAAG GAAAAAGTATTCACTGAGCATCAAAACTCTGAAGAATTACCA gaAGTGGAACAGATACATGAGAAATATGGACTCACTTATCCTGCAGATCTTGGAAAAGGAGATCTTATCAAAATTCAACGTTTGGCCCTCATTGAACTGACCACTTTGTTTGATTCCTTAGGGTTAACTTATACACGAAAGaaacctataaaaataaaaacaaaag AAAATATGGTTTTTGGAGTACCATTAACAACACTTTTGGAATACGACTGTAAAATGTATACACATTGCAGAGTACCTTTAGTTTTTCAAAAG ATATTGTTTTCTCTAGAGAATCAAGGCCTAACAGAAGTAGGGTTATTAAGGGTTGGGAGTTCCAGGCAGAAAGTTGAG gtTCTGAAGAAGGAAATCGAGGCTTATTTCTATACTTCTCCAGATATAGTTGACAATATTTTATACAGCTGTTCTCCACATGAGGTAGCCAGTTTGTTGAAACACTTCATCCGGGAGCCTTCCAGAACCTCTTCTCACCAACAAATACATGAACGCCTTTCTACAAATACAGC
- the LOC143253003 gene encoding rho GTPase-activating protein 18-like isoform X2 yields the protein MERTNNGEFEDYWNEFRQSESTTQNDDSKDISSTFEEGETEVDWLRDAGFGFEFLVQEELAGQDEDSILEKELATLTHHQAETVKKRFLTWKNTFRRKRNHDRLPHVRDVFGQLKHGKEVIHVENFSSSLFSNERSEDRLPEVEHSLAYYRAPNNNDLFAEIQNKHSKSQRKEKEFRRSSHKEYKLRSCNDSNSDIEILRYQICGTMKHHSNQQLRTNYSENDKSPAITLCSQVDATTPQTVDFRVKEKVFTEHQNSEELPVSTKTEKKKEVEQIHEKYGLTYPADLGKGDLIKIQRLALIELTTLFDSLGLTYTRKKPIKIKTKENMVFGVPLTTLLEYDCKMYTHCRVPLVFQKILFSLENQGLTEVGLLRVGSSRQKVEVLKKEIEAYFYTSPDIVDNILYSCSPHEVASLLKHFIREPSRTSSHQQIHERLSTNTAVSEVT from the exons AAGGTGAAACTGAAGTTGACTGGTTACGAGATGCgggttttggttttgaattctTAGTTCAAGAAG AACTGGCTGGTCAAGATGAAGACAGTATACTAGAAAAAGAGCTAGCCACACTTACCCATCACCAGGCAGAAACAGTAAAGAAACGGTTTCTCACCTGGAAGAATACGTTTCGTCGTAAACGGAATCATGATCGTTTACCACATGTTCGGGACGTGTTCGGTCAATTAAAG CATGGAAAAGAGGTAATTCATGTGGAGAATTTCTCTAGTTCCTTGTTTTCCAATGAAAGATCTGAAGACCGTTTACCAGAGGTTGAACATAGTCTTGCATATTATCGAGCCCCAAATAATAATGATCTATTCGCagaaattcagaataaacattCCAAATCACAGCGTAAGGAAAAGGAATTTCGGAGGTCAAGTCACAAAGAATATAAGCTAAGAAGCTGTAATGATTCCAATTCAG ATATTGAGATTCTTCGTTACCAAATCTGTGGTACAATGAAACACCACTCAAACCAACAGCTACGTACTAATTACTCAGAGAATGATAAATCGCCAGCGATCACTTTGTGTTCACAAGTAGATGCTACGACTCCACAAACTGTGGATTTTCGTGTGAAG GAAAAAGTATTCACTGAGCATCAAAACTCTGAAGAATTACCAGTAAGtactaaaactgaaaaaaa aaaggaAGTGGAACAGATACATGAGAAATATGGACTCACTTATCCTGCAGATCTTGGAAAAGGAGATCTTATCAAAATTCAACGTTTGGCCCTCATTGAACTGACCACTTTGTTTGATTCCTTAGGGTTAACTTATACACGAAAGaaacctataaaaataaaaacaaaag AAAATATGGTTTTTGGAGTACCATTAACAACACTTTTGGAATACGACTGTAAAATGTATACACATTGCAGAGTACCTTTAGTTTTTCAAAAG ATATTGTTTTCTCTAGAGAATCAAGGCCTAACAGAAGTAGGGTTATTAAGGGTTGGGAGTTCCAGGCAGAAAGTTGAG gtTCTGAAGAAGGAAATCGAGGCTTATTTCTATACTTCTCCAGATATAGTTGACAATATTTTATACAGCTGTTCTCCACATGAGGTAGCCAGTTTGTTGAAACACTTCATCCGGGAGCCTTCCAGAACCTCTTCTCACCAACAAATACATGAACGCCTTTCTACAAATACAGC tgTATCAGAAGTTACCTAA
- the LOC143253003 gene encoding rho GTPase-activating protein 18-like isoform X1, whose translation MERTNNGEFEDYWNEFRQSESTTQNDDSKDISSTFEEGETEVDWLRDAGFGFEFLVQEELAGQDEDSILEKELATLTHHQAETVKKRFLTWKNTFRRKRNHDRLPHVRDVFGQLKHGKEVIHVENFSSSLFSNERSEDRLPEVEHSLAYYRAPNNNDLFAEIQNKHSKSQRKEKEFRRSSHKEYKLRSCNDSNSDIEILRYQICGTMKHHSNQQLRTNYSENDKSPAITLCSQVDATTPQTVDFRVKEKVFTEHQNSEELPVSTKTEKKKEVEQIHEKYGLTYPADLGKGDLIKIQRLALIELTTLFDSLGLTYTRKKPIKIKTKENMVFGVPLTTLLEYDCKMYTHCRVPLVFQKILFSLENQGLTEVGLLRVGSSRQKVEVLKKEIEAYFYTSPDIVDNILYSCSPHEVASLLKHFIREPSRTSSHQQIHERLSTNTACPRNC comes from the exons AAGGTGAAACTGAAGTTGACTGGTTACGAGATGCgggttttggttttgaattctTAGTTCAAGAAG AACTGGCTGGTCAAGATGAAGACAGTATACTAGAAAAAGAGCTAGCCACACTTACCCATCACCAGGCAGAAACAGTAAAGAAACGGTTTCTCACCTGGAAGAATACGTTTCGTCGTAAACGGAATCATGATCGTTTACCACATGTTCGGGACGTGTTCGGTCAATTAAAG CATGGAAAAGAGGTAATTCATGTGGAGAATTTCTCTAGTTCCTTGTTTTCCAATGAAAGATCTGAAGACCGTTTACCAGAGGTTGAACATAGTCTTGCATATTATCGAGCCCCAAATAATAATGATCTATTCGCagaaattcagaataaacattCCAAATCACAGCGTAAGGAAAAGGAATTTCGGAGGTCAAGTCACAAAGAATATAAGCTAAGAAGCTGTAATGATTCCAATTCAG ATATTGAGATTCTTCGTTACCAAATCTGTGGTACAATGAAACACCACTCAAACCAACAGCTACGTACTAATTACTCAGAGAATGATAAATCGCCAGCGATCACTTTGTGTTCACAAGTAGATGCTACGACTCCACAAACTGTGGATTTTCGTGTGAAG GAAAAAGTATTCACTGAGCATCAAAACTCTGAAGAATTACCAGTAAGtactaaaactgaaaaaaa aaaggaAGTGGAACAGATACATGAGAAATATGGACTCACTTATCCTGCAGATCTTGGAAAAGGAGATCTTATCAAAATTCAACGTTTGGCCCTCATTGAACTGACCACTTTGTTTGATTCCTTAGGGTTAACTTATACACGAAAGaaacctataaaaataaaaacaaaag AAAATATGGTTTTTGGAGTACCATTAACAACACTTTTGGAATACGACTGTAAAATGTATACACATTGCAGAGTACCTTTAGTTTTTCAAAAG ATATTGTTTTCTCTAGAGAATCAAGGCCTAACAGAAGTAGGGTTATTAAGGGTTGGGAGTTCCAGGCAGAAAGTTGAG gtTCTGAAGAAGGAAATCGAGGCTTATTTCTATACTTCTCCAGATATAGTTGACAATATTTTATACAGCTGTTCTCCACATGAGGTAGCCAGTTTGTTGAAACACTTCATCCGGGAGCCTTCCAGAACCTCTTCTCACCAACAAATACATGAACGCCTTTCTACAAATACAGC